The DNA region TGCCTTGTTCCATTTGTAGAGGAATTCCACCGGCCGAGAGACGGACTTAGGCAGAAATCACGTCCTTTCGGCCGGTTTTTCCCTGGCCTGGCTGGCTGCGCTTGTCCGGTTACCCTGCCTTTCCCCTTTGTAACTTGCCTGGATCCTTCTGAGGAACAAAACTAAACGGCACGGTCCCGATGGGGATCGGTGCGCCCGAGCGCACATAACGGTTGTGGTGTGAGAGAGTCCCCATGAGTGCGACGCTAACCCGCGCCCCTGAGAGTGCCGTGCCGGCTGATCTGGCTAAGTTGCTTTCGATCTACACCCAATTTGCCGACCACTTCGGTCTGGAGCCCGCACCCGCGCACGATGCGTCAGCGGCGGCACGGGCTTTGCCGCAGGTCGAGCAGTGGATGGATCGCCTCGACCAGAGCGTTCAAACCTACCAGCTCCGCCTATTGACGCAGAGTTCGGCATTGGGAGATTCCAGCGAAAAAATACGTGTCCTGCTGGGCCGCTATCTGGACAAGCGGGTAAAGAGTGCGGCGGATCGCGGCAAGATCGACTTTCTGCTAGCACATTACTTCGGAGCGCAAGCGCCAAAGGAATTTCATACGCGAGAGGTATCGCTGGCCGACGTGGCCGAGGTATTGCTGCCGATCATCGGGAGAGTTCCACGAAGCGAACTGGAGCAAAACCCGAAGCTGGAGGATCTGGTCACGGCCTTAGCCGAGTCCAAGAGTCTGGAGGAGTTGAAGGAGCGGGCGATCATGGATCGCGCGAGGTCCTTCAAGGCGGGATTAGGCAATGAATACCTGCTACCAGCAAACCTGGTGGCCTGCACGCGTCTCAACTACCTGCTGCGCCGCCGCTGCTCAGAGCTGATGAAGAGCGACCTGGCGGCAATCGAAGCTGATCTTGATCAGCTGGCGATGATGGGGGAAGAGTGCGTAGATTGCACGGCAGCAAACTTGTCCGCGATTGAACCGATCTCCAGCGTAAAGGAAATCTGCCAGCGCTGGCAGGCACCACGCGTGTCCGAATATGGCACGGAGACGCCGTATGCTCAGGTGCTGGCGCTGAAGAAGGCCGTGACGCGAGCCGTGCGGAAAGCGGAATCGGCTGCCAGGGGATCCGCGGAGGAATCAGGGGTCATGAACACTAACTCGGAAGCGAAATCAGCCGGCGCTAGCGAAGATGGTAGCGGCCCGGTAATGGACACTGCCGCAGTCCGCCGCATGCTAGAGGCAGCCTGGGAGCAGAAGGCGTCGCAGTTGCAGGCGACCTTGGTCTCGGCAGAGGCGCGTCAAGCAGAGCTCGCGGAAAAGGTTAGAACGCTCGAAAGCGAAATCGAAGTTCTTAAAGCGGAGCTTGAACTGCGGCCGGAAATACCGAACCTGCCACTGGGTACGACGGATGCTGCCTTGGAACAGCTAGGGAAAGCGGTTCAGACGACTGCGGTAGAGAAGGCTTCTGTAGAAGATCATTCTGCTGAGAATACTTCCGCTATCAACGGCTCGGCTGGGAGTCCTGCTATCGAGGATGCTTCCGCGGGGCACGATCTTGACGCCCAGGAACCCGCAGAGAGTGCGTCGAAGAAGCCGGCTAATGGCTTCAACCCGAGTCCGCAACTGCCGGAGCCGGTCCGTCGCAGCCTGGATCTCTGCATCAAGCAGATCGAGGCAGGACTGGCGCACCTCGAGAAATCGAAACCGAGCATTGGCCCGATTAACCTGACTTTCGGGACGCTTCCAGTTCCGTTGTCGGCGCCGGAAGTGAAGGCTTTCCTGGAACCCGATATTCCGTTTTCCTCGTTGATTCGCGACGCTGCCGCGGCAAAGACTTACATACTGTATGCGGCCACTCAGAAGGCTAAGGACAAGGGGCAGAACTTAGCTAGTGCAGTAGGAGCGGCGCAAACACTCGCTAATACGATCGAAAGCTGGCTCAATGCCGCGAGTGGAGGAGACGCCACAATGCTCGCGCAGGTGCGAAGCGAACTCTCTTCCGTTGTGCAACAAAACCACAGCTGACGCGATCGGCAAGAGCATATTCCCCGCCCTTGGGCTGAATGACAAGGCTGAGCTGGGCTTGTGAACCGGGCCATCCGAGCGTAACTTCCTTGCCCTTCTGACTGCCCCAATAAGGCATCATAGATCGCATGGAGTTCTGGGAACACGTTCATATCACCGGAGGCGCACTAAAGCGCTGGCTGATCGCGCAAACCTATGACGCTTTGGCAGTGGCTGGGTTATGGCTGGTGGGATTATCCATCATTCGAATCCCCTGGGCTCCGCTGTGGGCGATTCTGGGAGGTTTGTTCCAGTTCGTGCCTAATGTGGGTGGTGTGCTTACCATAATCGGACCAGCCACAGTTGCAGGCCTGACGGGCGTTTTCAGTGGCAACTGGCAGAAACTGCTCTACCTGCTGATCCTGTATGCCGTGGTGGTTGTGGTGGACGGACTCGTATTGCAGCCGGTGATCATGAAGCGGACGGCAAAGGTGCCCATCTGGGCCTCGCTCACCGTTCCCATCGTTCTGGGACTATTTCTAGGCTTTTGGGGAGTGCTCATCTCAGCCCCTCTGCTGGCGGTGTTCTTTACCTATCGGGCGAAAAAGCGGGAGAGTGCGGCACAGTAGGGATTTTGGGTGAAGGAAAAACATGGATGCTTCGCCCGACAACCGGGCTCAGCATGCCCCCCTTCGGTAGGCCCGGAGTTCAGTGCAAAACAAGCGGGGACACGGATGCGAATTCTCCTTATGCCGCCGAAGATGCGGCGCTGGCGAATGCCGCCTAAGCACAGTCTTTTGTCGCAGTCAGCGATCCGACGGTATTTCGAGTGGTCTCTGACGATATCCGATCGAGGAACAAGCACTGTCCAAATGGTATAATCATCAGCTGGTTCGGTCGGTTTCTGGCAGCCAAGATCGGGGCGCATCATGAACGGCGCTCGCCGGCTTCTCGAATCAGACTCCCTCAAGTTATCGATTACGTAACGAGGTCGCACTATGTCTGGCCATTCAAAGTGGGCCACCATTAAGCATAAAAAGGGCGCTTTGGACGCCAAGCGCGGCAAGATTTTTACTCGCCTAATTAAGGAAATCACCATTGCAGCCAAGAGCGGCGGTGATCCCGACAAGAACCCCCGTCTGCGCAAGGCGGTGGCCGATGCCAAGGCGGAGAATATGCCCGCAGACAATATCAAACGGGCCATACAGCGCGGAACCGGCGAGCTGCCTGGCGTCTCTTACGAAGAATTCACACTTGAGGGATATGGCCCGGGTGGCGTGGCGTTGCTGGTGGAGATCTCCAGCGATAACCGCAATCGCACCGTGAGTGAGATTCGCCATGTTTTTACCAAGAACGGTGGCAACATGGCCGAAGCTGGTGCGGTGGCCTGGATGTTCCACAAGAAGGGTGACATTGTCGTTCCGAAATCTGCGGCCAAAGAAGACGATCTGATGAACATCGTGCTGGAGAATGGCGGCGAGGACTTGAAGGACGACGGGGAGACCTGGGAAGTCCTGACCGATCCCTCGAGTTTTGAAAGCGTTTTGGAGGCGATCAAGAAAGCTAAAATTACCCCGACTACTGCAGAAGTTGGGATGGTGCCGCAGAATTACATCAAACTGGAGGGCCAGGCCGCCAACACGATGATCCGCCTGATTGAGGCCTTAGACGATCATGATGATGTGCAGCACGTGTGGTCGAACTTCGACGTGGACATCAAGCAACTGGAGGAAGTGGCCGGGTAGGCTTCGACCGAATTCGACAGTGGGCCGCCGAAGTGGCGGCCTTTTCTTTTGTCAGCTGGATGCGAGTAGGACTCGATTCCTATCGTGCTCGCCTGATACATTCTTTATCTGGTCAGCAAGAGATTAGCAGAGGGTCGATGAGGATTGCCGGGATTGTCCTGTTGCTGTTGATCGCAAATCCGTGCGGGAAAGCACAAAATTCGGCAGAGAGTCCGCTGCATCAACCGGTCTGGGAATTTGGACCCTGGGTCGGCGGTGGCACAGGGCTTGGCAGTGCATCGGAGTTCAAATTCATTAGTGCAGGCGCCCGCATCGGCCGCGTGCTGACCAACGAGATCGGCACCGGCGGATTTCGGGGGACGTTTGAATGGGCTGCCGATCTGATGCCTATTTACGAAGTCCGGCAGTCTTTGTTTTACACGTCCGGACCGAGTGAATGGATCTACGGCGGGGCATTCAATCCCATAGTGCTTAAATGGAATTGGACCGCCAATCCGCGGATTATTCCTCATTTTGAAGCCGAGGGCGGAGTTCTGTTCACTACCAAGGAGGTGCCGCCTGGGGATACGTCGCGGGTGAATTTTCTGCCAGGAGGAGCATTTGGGATTTACGTTATGCGCTCCAATCGGCAGGCAGTAGATCTGTCAGTTCATATCACCCATATTTCCAATGCCAGCATGGGAGACCACAATCCGGGAATCAATGCCACCATGCAGTTTCGTGTGGGATATACCTGGTTCAAGTAAGATTCTGATTTGTTAGAGCGTCGGTCAGACATGTCCACCATTGTTGAATGCGTCCCCAATTTTTCCGAAGGCCGCGACGCCGGCAAAGTGGATGCAATTGTTGCAGCCATGAAGGTGCCAGGCGTTTATCTGTTGGACCGAGAAATGGACGCCGATCACAACCGCTGCGTGATCACGCTTGCGGGCGACCGCGTGGCTATCGCAGAGGCAGCCATCCGCGGGGTTGGGAAAGCCGCCGAGTTGATCGATCTCAATCGCCACC from Terriglobales bacterium includes:
- a CDS encoding AI-2E family transporter; the protein is MEFWEHVHITGGALKRWLIAQTYDALAVAGLWLVGLSIIRIPWAPLWAILGGLFQFVPNVGGVLTIIGPATVAGLTGVFSGNWQKLLYLLILYAVVVVVDGLVLQPVIMKRTAKVPIWASLTVPIVLGLFLGFWGVLISAPLLAVFFTYRAKKRESAAQ
- a CDS encoding YebC/PmpR family DNA-binding transcriptional regulator, giving the protein MSGHSKWATIKHKKGALDAKRGKIFTRLIKEITIAAKSGGDPDKNPRLRKAVADAKAENMPADNIKRAIQRGTGELPGVSYEEFTLEGYGPGGVALLVEISSDNRNRTVSEIRHVFTKNGGNMAEAGAVAWMFHKKGDIVVPKSAAKEDDLMNIVLENGGEDLKDDGETWEVLTDPSSFESVLEAIKKAKITPTTAEVGMVPQNYIKLEGQAANTMIRLIEALDDHDDVQHVWSNFDVDIKQLEEVAG
- a CDS encoding acyloxyacyl hydrolase, with protein sequence MRIAGIVLLLLIANPCGKAQNSAESPLHQPVWEFGPWVGGGTGLGSASEFKFISAGARIGRVLTNEIGTGGFRGTFEWAADLMPIYEVRQSLFYTSGPSEWIYGGAFNPIVLKWNWTANPRIIPHFEAEGGVLFTTKEVPPGDTSRVNFLPGGAFGIYVMRSNRQAVDLSVHITHISNASMGDHNPGINATMQFRVGYTWFK